One window of the Podospora pseudocomata strain CBS 415.72m chromosome 7, whole genome shotgun sequence genome contains the following:
- a CDS encoding hypothetical protein (EggNog:ENOG502RY34) produces the protein MPPNTMMEWIMGRNLTRTEKERLTTPEPERRRSEEKEYRGRDSRRRDSRPRPPSRHRSPSRDRYYDRQGSTTAQPPTRHRASEHREHGESRHPREHKSCHKARAAQAAQAETASVDIEATAAAAAALKKASVAIARAEARTIATVHAAQDRKVAKEKAKEEEAKRKAEIEAATTKRLSEIFSDVDSDEEERAMAIALAVSNAYKQQQTKGKPSDPKSSPSKEEKKADSAKPKEVKKTQETEKPVNTTAKKPKFQVEVYTGSDGEGETFVAKVPLQSSKTPAEAKLAPPEPDEKGESSKTMEAEKKVEGNKKAEDKKKADDNKTEDKSRDNKSGQNNTKKQDAGAPDDFVTPDLEPHATCGCENCIQGRRLLGRELSKPRTRKEIAAALLTDCLKKKGGSAGNDKGKKDGKKDGKDDKQDDKKGVNKDAKKDEKQEGKKDDKKDERQEGKKDDKKGDRGKQDNPQNNKKAAGDSSGTSQNQNKSDQQKPDGGNQSSNNAQGSATVQHVPSRSATVQPPRNAYYLDGHVQVFDSPAQQPAAPAGFPPAPIHPQFQNYGYAGDGVVHPVTNIIHTDCPNPYWSHQSGGPAQLNAVPPIWPNDSASQGQGQGRGTPRAQQGTPNVASGSGGNNGGGNNGGGNNQGGSNSKGGKNKKGGKKGKSASPAVQFTESTKAGSDDGNNDNNGGGWGNGNDNSNENSNDNSWGGWGNGNDDSNDNSNDTFNNNGGDDSWGSENNTSGDNNDTSNDNAGGGWGNENNSSGDNNDTSNDNNNNNNNNTNNNGDNSWGNDNNNNDTSAENNNNGGGSWGNDDNNNSGDNNDTSNDNSWGNENNNNNNNNNTWPDPNPPSKPPSPFTFPKPASLTGTNTSKNSSRKKLTFQPSPQDQFDSDNENVDPHPWDKKRPNNSEMSMPGSWNETPGPNSPEKKKVDKGKGKEKAEGEFRTPSPVGKEDDGGVKLGNKLGGFGWGLGGLGGLVAAVASSVTGGNKSDDGKKKDGGDKGGNDGGWDDDKKEEEEKEEEEGITGLGDW, from the exons ATGCCTCCCAATACCATGATGGAGTGGATTATGGGCCGCAATCTCACTCGCACCGAAAAGGAGAGACTGACAACACCCGAGCCGGAGAGACGGAGATCAGAGGAGAAAGAGTACAGAGGCAGAGATTCCAGGCGCCGCGATTCTAGACCCCGGCCCCCCTCTAGGCATCGGTCCCCGTCCCGAGACAGATACTACGATCGACAAGGTTCGACTACTGCTCAGCCGCCCACCAGGCATCGAGCCAGTGAGCACCGCGAGCATGGCGAGTCCCGTCATCCTCGAGAGCACAAGAGCTGTCACAAAGCAAGAGCCGCCCAAGCCGCCCAAGCCGAGACGGCTTCCGTCGACATCGAGGCtactgctgccgctgccgccgcacTTAAAAAGGCTAGTGTTGCCATTGCCCGAGCTGAGGCTAGAACAATTGCTACGGTTCACGCTGCTCAAGACAGGAAGGTGGCCAAAGAGAAAGcgaaagaggaggaggccaagaggAAGGCAGAGATCGAGGCGGCCACGACCAAGCGACTTTCCGAGATCTTTTCAGACGTTGACtcagacgaggaggagcgcgCCATGGCTATAGCGTTGGCAGTTTCCAATGCTTACAAGCAACAGCAAACAAAGGGCAAACCGAGCGATCCCAAGTCATCTCCGtcaaaggaggagaagaaggctgactctgccaagcccaaggaggtcaagaagacTCAAGAGACGGAAAAACCTGtcaacaccacagccaaGAAGCCGAAATTTCAGGTTGAGGTCTATACGGGCAGcgacggcgagggcgagaccTTTGTCGCAAAGGTGCCGCTTCAGAGCAGCAAGACGCCGGCCGAGGCTAAGCTGGCCCCTCCCGAGCCTGACGAGAAGGGTGAGTCCAGCAAGACCatggaggcggagaagaaggtcgagGGCAACAAGAAAGcagaggacaagaagaaggctgatgaCAATAAGACCGAGGACAAGTCAAGAGACAACAAGTCGGGCCAGAACAACACGAAGAAGCAAGACGCGGGCGCTCCTGACGACTTTGTCACCCCCGATCTGGAGCCCCATGCCACATGCGGCTGCGAGAACTGCATTCAGGGTCGGAGACTCCTGGGCCGGGAGTTGAGCAAGCCCCGAACTAGAAAGGAGATAGCCGCGGCGCTGCTTACGGACTgtctgaagaagaagggtggtTCTGCGGGGAATGACAAAGGCAagaaggatgggaagaaggacGGAAAGGATGATAAGCAGGATGACAAGAAGGGTGTGAACAAGGATGCCAAGAAGGACGAGAAACAGGAGGGCAAGAAAGACGACAAGAAGGACGAGAGGcaggagggcaagaaggacGATAAAAAGGGAGACAGGGGCAAGCAGGATAACCCccagaacaacaagaaggctgccgGCGACAGCTCTGGTACCAGCCAAAACCAGAACAAGTCTGATCAACAGAAACCCGACGGTGGCAACCAGTCTTCGAACAACGCCCAGGGATCAGCCACCGTCCAGCATGTCCCCTCTCGCTCAGCCACCGTCCAACCACCACGCAACGCCTACTACCTAGACGGTCATGTCCAAGTCTTTGACAGCCCAGCTCAGCAGCCCGCTGCGCCTGCGGGCTTTCCGCCGGCTCCTATCCACCCCCAGTTCCAGAACTATGGCTACGccggggatggtgttgtgcATCCTGTGACCAACATCATCCACACAGACTGCCCGAATCCCTACTGGTCCCATCAATCTGGCGGTCCTGC GCAATTGAACGCTGTGCCTCCGATATGGCCGAATGATTCGGCGTCACAGGGGCAGGGCCAGGGCCGGGGGACACCTAGGGCGCAGCAGGGAACTCCGAATGTGGCTTCTGGCTCTGGCGGCAACAACGGCGGAGGGAACAACGGTGGAGGTAACAACCAGGGCGGAAGTAACAGCAAAGGAgggaagaacaagaaaggagggaagaagggcaagTCTGCCTCTCCTGCTGTTCAGTTCACCGAGAGCACCAAGGCCGGGTCTGATGATGGCAACAATGACAACAACGGTGGCGGCTGGGGTAACGGAAACGACAATTCCAACGAAAACTCCAATGACAAcagttgggggggttggggcaACGGAAATGATGACTCCAACGACAACTCCAATGATaccttcaacaacaacggcggcgACGACAGTTGGGGCAGCGAAAACAACACCTCTGGGGATAACAACGATACCTCCAATGACAATGCGGGTGGCGGTTGGGGTAATGAGAATAACTCCTCTGGGGACAACAACGATACCtccaacgacaacaacaacaataacaacaacaacaccaacaacaatggCGACAACAGCTGGGGCAACGACAACAATAACAATGATACCTCGGCtgagaacaacaacaacggcggcggcagttgGGGCAAcgatgacaacaacaactcggGTGACAACAATGATACCTCTAATGACAACAGCTGGGGCAacgagaacaacaacaacaacaataacaacaacacctggcccgaccccaaccccccctctaaacccccctcccccttcaccttccccaaacccgcctccctcacaggaaccaacaccagcaaaAATTCCTCCCGCAAAAAACTCACCTTTCAACCTTCACCCCAAGACCAGTTCGACTCGGACAACGAAAATGTCGATCCGCATCCGTGGGACAAGAAGAGACCAAACAACAGTGAGATGTCCATGCCTGGCTCATGGAACGAGACACCGGGGCCAAACTCCcctgagaaaaagaaggtggataagggaaaggggaaggaaaaggcagaGGGTGAGTTTAGGACTCCTAGTCctgttgggaaggaggatgatggcgggGTGAAGTTGGGGAATAAacttgggggttttgggtgggggctgggcgggttggggggattggttgctgctgttgctagCAGTGTTACGGGTGGGAACaagagtgatgatgggaagaagaaagatGGGGGGGATAAAGGGGGGAatgatggtgggtgggatgatgataagaaggaggaagaggagaaggaggaggaggaggggattactgggttgggggattggTAA
- the CAB5 gene encoding Dephospho-CoA kinase cab5 (EggNog:ENOG503NWXJ; COG:H; BUSCO:EOG09264E6Z), whose product MLLIGLTGSIATGKSTVSSLLSQPPYNLPIIDADLIARQVVEPGTPGYNAIVKHFLPSTPDLLVPVSEDMPENGPNGKGRPLNRPALGKRVFGTSLERAKDRGVLNGIVHPAVRKAMFWAVVREYVKGKRAVVLDVPLLFESKLDRYVGRVMVVGVRDEEVQMERLMRRDGHLSREDAENRVRSQGGVMKKVERAAFGGGVVVWNDGDKDDLKRELRRVMEEVERGSPRWWGWVLWVCPPLALVVGGWGLWRNWRGEREWEERERRERAKL is encoded by the coding sequence ATGCTGCTCATAGGCCTCACGGGCTCGATAGCCACGGGCAAATCAACCGTTTCCTCCCTTTTATCGCAGCCACCCtacaacctccccatcatcgacGCCGACCTGATCGCCCGCCAGGTCGTCGAGCCGGGCACGCCGGGTTACAATGCCATTGTGAAGCACTTCCTCCCCAGCACACCCGACTTACTCGTCCCCGTGTCAGAGGACATGCCGGAGAATGGACCAAACGGAAAAGGCCGCCCGTTGAACCGACCTGCGCTCGGGAAGAGGGTTTTCGGTACTAGTCTGGAGAGGGCGAAGGACAGGGGGGTGCTGAACGGGATTGTGCACCCTGCTGTGAGGAAGGCCATGTTTTGggctgtggtgagggagtaTGTCAAAGGGAaaagggcggtggtgttggatgtGCCGTTGTTGTTTGAGAGTAAGCTTGATCGGTATGTGGGACGGGTtatggttgttggggtgagggatgaggaggttcagatggagaggttgatgaggcggGATGGGCATTTGAGCAGGGAGGATGCGGAGAATCGGGTTAGGAGTcaggggggggtgatgaaaAAGGTTGAGAGGGCGgcttttggtgggggggtggtggtttggaaTGATGGGGATAAGGACGATCTGaagagggagttgaggagggttatggaggaggtggagagggggagcccgaggtggtgggggtgggttttgtgGGTTTGTCCTCCGTTGgcgttggttgttggggggtgggggttgtggaggaattggaggggggagagggagtgggaggagagggagaggagggagagggctaAGCTgtag
- a CDS encoding hypothetical protein (EggNog:ENOG503PEX9) encodes MKSEQDDQNGNNGARPTTPLRSMRAFPAAPPVLNPNGIHFQPQLPSTQFGPMTQTYIPRRDPPSMAYFAGPAAGFPQVTGQDTHLCQMGGYALQGGYMMGPQGPVVSSPASVTMPAMPAMPGAGMPAMGMFGPQGGPIPPSFPGAGIAYSRMQPGMNPLMQMPNGHGHQAFPGSPTPDAQPPHVHFEPALGIGLTQSERLAADIEHAKQEGCFEPQDFMPANRDPYKEWWVEEVDGHWGLYQRRQIDRLKHKWYVRDGWFYAKRLEAPPDV; translated from the exons ATGAAGTCGGAACAAGATGACCAGAACGGCAACAATGGCGCCAGGCCGACCACCCCTCTACGCTCAATGCGTGCCTTCCCGGCTGCCCCTCCTGTCCTGAACCCCAATGGGATTCACTTTCAGCCCCAGCTGCCCTCCACCCAGTTTGGACCTATGACCCAGACGTACATCCCTCGTCGGGATCCCCCTAGCATGGCTTATTTCGCTGGCCCGGCTGCTGGTTTTCCTCAG GTCACCGGTCAAGACACTCACTTGTGCCAGATGGGTGGTTACGCCCTCCAAGGAGGCTACATGATGGGTCCTCAGGGACCTGTGGTGTCGTCCCCCGCCAGCGTCACCATGCCTGCCATGCCCGCCATGCCCGGCGCTGGTATGCCTGCCATGGGCATGTTTGGCCCTCAAGGTGGTCCCATTCCGCCCAGCTTCCCCGGCGCCGGCATTGCCTACTCTCGGATGCAGCCGGGCATGAATCCGTTGATGCAGATGCCGAACGGTCACGGCCACCAAGCTTTCCCTGGTAGCCCAACTCCTGATGCGCAGCCTCCTCACGTCCACTTTGAGCCTGCCTTGGGCATTGGCCTCACTCAGAGCGAGCGATTGGCTGCTGACATTGAGCATGCCAAGCAGGAGGGATGCTTCGAGCCTCAGGACTTTATGCCGGCCAACAGGGACCCGTACAAGgagtggtgggtggaggaggtggatggccATTGGGGTCTCTACCAGCGTCGTCAGATTGATCGGCTCAAGCACAAGTGGTATGTGAGGGATGGTTGGTTTTATGCCAAGCGTCTTGAGGCTCCTCCTGATGTCTAG
- the TIM23 gene encoding Mitochondrial import inner membrane translocase subunit tim23 (COG:U; EggNog:ENOG503NW8D; BUSCO:EOG09264NC7): MSLWDTLTGKKSSSQTPSSTAPPPTTQSPPTSTGYASSPAPFDPTQAQGVEQFLGTSSFADPTQLHAFAGIDKDTLDYLSLEDSALTDLPGGQSVLPSRGFTDDLCYGTGVTYLAGLTLGGAWGLQEGLRRSADQPPKLRLNTVLNSITRRGPFLGNSAGVVAIVYNCVNSYIGYVRGKHDAANMILAGGISGAIFKSTRGLRPMMISGGLVASVAGLWAITRRTFFPTSQPQHKELENL, from the exons ATGTCTCTCTGGGATACCCTGACGGGCAAGAAGTCCTCGTcacaaaccccctcatcgACTGCGCCgccacccaccacacagtcaccacccaccagcaccggctatgcctcctccccagctcccTTCGACCCAACCCAGGCCCAGGGTGTTGAGCAGTTCCTCGGCACCTCTTCTTTCGCCGACCCAACACAACTACATGCCTTCGCTGGCATCGACAAGGACACACTCGACTACCTCAGCCTCGAAGACTCTGCCCTCACAGACCTCCCCGGTGGCCAGTCGGTACTGCCATCCCGCGGCTTCACAGACGATCTCTGCTACGGCACCGGAGTGACCTACCTGGCAGGTCTGACATTAGGAGGTGCTTGGGGTCTGCAAGAAGGATTGAGGAGGTCGGCCGACCAGCCGCCAAAGCTGCGGTTGAACACGGTGCTCAACTCGATCACCAGGAGAGGACCTTTCTTGGGCAACTCGGCGGGTGTGGTGGCTATTGTGTACAACTGCGTCAACTCATACATTGGCTACGTCAGGGGGAAGCACGATGCTGCCAACATGATTCTGGCGGGTGGCATCAGCGGCGCGATTTTCAAGAGCACAAGGGGTCTCCGGCCAATGATGATTTCGGGTGGTCTCGTGGCCTCGGTGGCTGGTCTCTGGGCG ATCACCCGGCGCACATTCTTCCCCACAAGCCAACCGCAACACAAGGAGCTCGAGAACCTTTAA
- a CDS encoding hypothetical protein (COG:D; BUSCO:EOG09260OZU; EggNog:ENOG503NXN0), translating to MEGQTSDGSIDALISGLGPEIFENANTISKWLLSRPEETRPQLAEALFQKLFQDASRARQYHGNGHACVRLCSFVQQCFKSSDQTLKKWSTTEALTLELFLFYLEWYEHDPHRALRLILDVLVAACTDNPCPETGRAIKGRVLETLVQIITRKYPKQLTKSGLQCLEHLLSKRVVSLDDIALTYKQVEPAVASLPSLELWKSFVFHLFSWMELTYVCPLAGKCIVHVFRGLDSAAALDPTTGFDVELWRQWLQDALVQNPEILEDIKNYVLVAIFKADKAAALRLLHVFNKQQLSNNQQGSDQGILLQLATLELGKKTGLVDEPASQPEESKYLALDSKVLGTLLGHPTISVRCSALSLVVSSQATTKPLSEDAFSLLRTYLAAFHADYDAKVRNEVLGLTKNLLKRVKSIITVARRSLADFANRESQLAAGGNAEPPLKKKKAGPEAALRDASEAKFVLTSHQNFLEWYVGFLRDELIPTASYQRHITAVKAALLAVRVGKHAAATDDTVDEDVIRLIANDPTWTRLLFDLLLDPFDDVREAASTLLSLIPQELIARPVAQSRRSETLLDMLQSFCGRANALADRTGRADHGDGAARAQGLSCSWLNAQQLQIQYLAEIISGIEAKISKAEQDLGHAAIESPVHADFAAIRQVNEHDEARAFYVWQVLAKQTYAETELEALRQLQERIFGGAQRIWLAVKHVLCDDSPEGHLPEEMEDIEGLDTKDLLSYSFRAVHESSNLLRLIMGTLRLKAVAGVPFPPLEVFKKTGYLTFEQLAQLRHRGAFSTVSYTFTNCCQLTQNLKTVYPNADEEADLLRDWYKGAVECIMTQASTTRRSAGIPSLIAAVLSANASSPSFDEVYGNLEQIGKKPVTQAETDGSNLPQVHALNCLREIFRSSLLSKRAEGYLARTLHLASTSLKSEVWAIRNCGLLLLRALIDCLLGTGESKAIIESGWDGNSVRISYNKYPELPDIILGLLEADDVDAGLANSAAAEAVFPALDIIRRAGPPEEHRGELRKRIENYLGSKVWHVREIAARTLCSFLLREDWVSEIGKLLEQAGTSSNRLHGALLTARFVIERKSDLGSDLKTENAWAESLVEILATKSEVFGRCPEVEAGYLEILNLLIKLQCLTEDKLASTLQISTKTGSPASALLEMEIALGLVHETASSGDVAGLRNYLVELLARDVNVASRMLEAIPAAFSQAQDDNSRVRSEICQLCVEVCSTSPAPEVRAVSLANLGALMSAMLSNGHTSELPSLSQLDTLWSDLTKWSINPELSWAITETSGTIMAILVSCHRDNLPDLDQRLRNWGALISDSLHVDNSFDTRHTAAFSLHTFFSLIPAPLFRTAYLPAFSALYTALTDDDDEIREVAALAVSSLTAQPATANISSKTLVTSLLPSHLPTPEFFSLAISHLTSGNLPAETKLGKALDFDDALFAAEEQNLFVDEVREAREWRRGLVGAIEANKNGERVLKEWKEWTVQGLKAVVKVMKEKREDGPLGWTSDQKVFAVVARVLISARGVLAVDEGEEVEVLLGEVVEMGRGGLLHGGLVGLALEEV from the exons ATGGAGGGGCAGACCTCAGACGGCAGCATCGATGCACTCATTTCTGGACTCGGCCCGGAAATCTTTGAAAATGCAAACACCATCTCAAAATGGCTGTTGAGTCGGCCTGAAGAAACCAGACCCCA GCTGGCCGAGGCCCTTTTCCAGAAACTCTTCCAGGATGCCTCACGGGCTCGCCAATATCATGGAAATGGTCACGCCTGCGTCAGGCTGTGCAGCTTTGTTCAGCAATGCTTCAAGTCTAGCGACCAGACCTTGAAGAAGTGGTCCACCACAGAGGCTCTCACTTTggagctcttcctcttctaCTTGGAGTGGTACGAACACGATCCTCACAGGGCCCTGCGCCTGATTCTGGATGTGCTTGTAGCGGCTTGCACCGACAACCCTTGCCCCGAGACAGGACGGGCCATCAAGGGACGCGTGCTGGAAACGCTCGTCCAAATCATCACTCGAAAATATCCCAAGCAATTGACAAAATCAGGACTTCAATGTCTTGAGCATCTCCTCAGCAAGCGCGTGGTCTCATTAGACGACATAGCTTTGACCTACAAACAGGTAGAGCCAGCAGTGGCTTCTCTGCCGAGTCTTGAGCTCTGGAAATCATTCGTCTTCCATCTTTTTTCCTGGATGGAACTTACCTATGTTTGCCCTCTGGCCGGAAAATGCATCGTTCATGTTTTCCGCGGTCTAGACAGCGCTGCGGCACTGGACCCCACCACAGGGTTCGACGTTGAGTTATGGCGGCAATGGTTACAAGATGCCCTTGTTCAGAATCCAGAGATTTTGGAAGACATCAAAAACTATGTGCTGGTGGCCATCTTCAAGGCCGATAAAGCTGCGGCTTTGAGACTGTTACATGTCttcaacaagcagcagctctcTAACAACCAGCAAGGATCCGATCAGGGTATTTTACTTCAGCTGGCTACTTTGGAGCTGGGCAAGAAGACTGGTCTGGTGGACGAGCCCGCCAGCCAGCCTGAGGAGTCAAAATACCTTGCATTGGACTCAAAAGTTTTGGGGACACTGCTTGGCCATCCCACCATTTCGGTGAGATGTAGCGCTCTGTCCCTGGTGGTCTCATCCcaggccaccaccaagcctcTTTCAGAGGATGCCTTCAGCCTGTTAAGGACATACCTGGCCGCCTTTCACGCGGATTACGATGCCAAAGTCCGTAACGAGGTCCTTGGACTCACCAAGAATCTGCTGAAGCGTGTAAAGAGCATCATCACCGTTGCTCGACGAAGTTTGGCCGATTTTGCAAACCGGGAATCCCAACTCGCCGCTGGCGGTAATGCCGAGCCACctctgaagaagaagaaggcgggtCCTGAAGCTGCTCTGAGGGATGCTTCCGAAGCGAAATTCGTTCTTACATCGCACCAAAACTTCCTAGAGTGGTATGTAGGCTTTCTCAGAGACGAGCTGATACCTACGGCGTCCTACCAGCGCCATATTACTGCTGTGAAAGCTGCTCTTTTGGCCGTCAGAGTTGGAAAGCACGCCGCTGCTACAGACGATactgttgatgaggatgtgatCCGATTGATTGCTAATGATCCTACCTGGACTCGTCTTCTTTTCGATCTTCTGTTGGATCCCTTCGACGACGTCCGAGAGGCTGCTTCGACACTCTTGAGTTTGATACCACAAGAACTGATAGCTAGACCTGTGGCCCAATCACGGAGATCAGAAACGCTCCTCGACATGCTTCAAAGCTTCTGTGGACGGGCTAATGCGTTGGCTGACAGAACTGGGCGAGCTGACCATGGTGATGGAGCCGCTCGGGCTCAGGGTCTTTCATGCAGCTGGCTGAATGCCCAACAGCTGCAGATTCAGTACCTGGCAGAAATTATCAGTGGTATTGAAGCCAAGATTTCCAAAGCGGAACAAGATTTAGGACATGCGGCAATCGAGAGCCCTGTTCATGCCGATTTTGCAGCAATTAGGCAAGTCAACGAACATGACGAAGCCAGGGCGTT CTATGTCTGGCAGGTGCTCGCCAAGCAAACTTACGCTGAAACCGAGTTAGAAGCCCTCCGCCAACTTCAAGAGCGGATATTTGGTGGAGCGCAACGGATATGGCTGGCAGTCAAACATGTTCTTTGTGATGACTCCCCGGAAGGCCATTTGCCCGAAGAAATGGAAGACATTGAAGGCCTGGACACCAAGGACCTTCTTAGTTACAGCTTCCGCGCGGTCCACGAGTCTAG TAACCTCTTGCGCCTCATCATGGGGACCTTACGGTTGAAGGCAGTGGCCGGTgtgccttttcctcctctaGAGGTGTTCAAAAAGACAGGTTACCTGACTTTTGAACAACTGGCTCAGCTGAGACATCGTGGTGCCTTCTCTACAGTCTCGTATACTTTTACGAACTGTTGCCAACTTACCCAAAATCTGAAGACTGTGTACCCTAACGCTGATGAAGAGGCTGATCTTCTTCGTGACTGGTACAAG GGGGCAGTAGAGTGCATCATGACCCAAGCATCGACGACTCGCCGGTCGGCAGGCATTCCATCTCTTATTGCCGCTGTTCTGTCGGCGAATGCCTCTTCTCCGTCTTTCGACGAGGTCTACGGCAACCTCGAGCAAATTGGAAAGAAACCCGTAACGCAAGCTGAGACTGATGGCTCCAACCTTCCGCAAGTTCACGCCCTCAACTGCCTGAGAGAAATCTTCAGGAGTTCGCTTCTCAGTAAGCGCGCCGAGGGTTACTTGGCCAGAACGCTGCATCTTGCTTCAACCAGTCTGAAGTCTGAAGT CTGGGCAATCCGCAACtgtggccttctccttctgaGAGCGCTCATAGATTGTCTGCTCGGCACCGGCGAGAGCAAGGCCATCATTGAATCTGGTTGGGACGGCAACTCTGTTCGTATCTCGTACAACAAGTATCCGGAACTACCAGATATCattctcggccttcttgaagCAGACGATGTCGACGCGGGGCTGGCCAACTCTGCCGCTGCGGAAGCGGTATTCCCCGCTCTTGACATCATTCGTCGTGCTGGCCCTCCAGAGGAGCACAGAGGCGAGCTGCGGAAGCGCATTGAAAACTATCTTGGCAGCAAGGTTTGGCACGTTCGTGAAATTGCTGCCAGAACCCtctgctccttcttgttgaGAGAGGATTGGGTGTCTGAGATTGGCAAGCTTCTTGAGCAAGCCGGCACTTCGTCCAATCGGCTCCATGGCGCTCTTCTCACAGCGAGATTTGTTATTGAACGCAAGTCAGACTTGGGCAGTGACCTAAAGACAGAAAATGCTTGGGCAGAGTCTCTTGTGGAGATTCTTGCTACCAAAAGCGAGGTCTTTGGACGCTGCCCAGAGGTGGAAGCGGGTTATCTTGAGATTCTCAACCTGCTCATCAAGCTTCAATGTCTGACCGAAGACAAGCTGGCTTCCACTCTCCAGATCTCAACCAAGACCGGGAGCCCAGCTTCGGcgctgttggagatggagattgCTCTCGGACTAGTCCACGAAACAGCTTCGTCCGGTGACGTTGCCGGTCTCCGCAACTACCTTGTCGAGCTGCTAGCTAGAGATGTCAACGTCGCCAGCCGAATGCTCGAAGCCATTCCAGCTGCCTTCTCCCAGGCGCAGGATGACAACTCCAGGGTCCGGTCAGAGATTTGCCAGTTGTGTGTTGAGGTCTGCAGCACTTCACCTGCCCCTGAGGTCCGCGCGGTGTCACTCGCCAACCTCGGGGCGCTGATGTCGGCCATGCTCTCCAACGGGCATACTTCCGAATTGCCCTCCCTGTCCCAGCTCGACACCCTCTGGTCAGACCTCACAAAGTGGTCCATCAACCCAGAGCTATCTTGGGCCATCACCGAAACAAGCGGCACAATAATGGCCATTCTCGTCTCTTGCCACAGAGACAACCTCCCAGACTTGGACCAAAGACTCCGTAACTGGGGTGCTCTGATTTCAGATTCTCTGCACGTCGACAAT TCATTCGACACCCGCCACACCGCCGCTTTCTCTCTGCAcacctttttttccctcatccccgccccccttttCCGAACCGCGTACCTGCCGGCCTTTTCAGCCCTCTACACAGCCCTaacagacgacgacgacgaaatCCGCGAGGTTGCCGCGCTCGCGGTGTCCAGTCTCACGGCCCAACCGGCAACAGCAAACATCTCGTCCAAAACCCTTGttacctccctcctcccttctcaCCTCCCCACTCCAGAGTTTTTTTCCCTTGCCATCTCCCATTTAACCTCTGGTAACCTCCCAGCGGAAACAAAACTCGGCAAGGCgctcgactttgacgacgcGTTATTCGCAGCAGAGGAGCAGAATTTGTTTGTTGACGAGGTTAGAGAGGcgagggagtggaggagggggttggtgggtgctATTGAGGCTAACAAAAatggggagagggttttGAAAGAGTGGAAGGAGTGGACTGTGCAGGGGCtgaaggcggtggtgaaggtgatgaaggaaaaaagagaggatGGACCGTTGGGGTGGACGAGCGATCAAAAGgtttttgctgttgtggcTCGGGTTTTGATCTCTGCGAGGGGGGTGCtggctgttgatgagggggaggaggtggaggtgttgttgggtgaggtggtcgagatggggaggggggggttgttgcatgggggtttggtggggttggccttggaggaggtttga